The Natrinema caseinilyticum genomic sequence TCGTCGACTTCCAGGAAAAGCCCGCCGCGCCGGAGAGTTCCCTCGTCTCGATCGGGTGCTACGCGTTCCCCGCGGAGACGCTGTCGCTGTTCACCCCGTACCTCGAAGCGGGGAACGATCCGGACGAACCCGGCTGGTTCGTCCAGTGGCTCCAGGACCGGGAACCGACCTCCGCCTACACCTTCGAAACCGCGTGGTTCGACATCGGCACCAGGCGGAGTTACCTCGATGCCGTGTCCTGGTCCCTCGACGGCGAGTCCCGCGTCGCCGATTCGGCGACCGTTCGGGAGAGCGCCGTCGGCGACGACGTCCACGTGATGCCGGGCGCGACCCTCGTCGACGCCGACGTCGAACGGTCGGTGATCTTCCCGGACGCGGAACTCGAGTCCACGACCGTTCGCGATTCGCTCGTCGACGAGGGGGCCAGAATCAGCGGGTTCGACCTCGAGCGCGCCCTGATCGGTGCCTACACTCGGATTCCCGACGACCGGTGAGAGCCGAGCCCCCAGTCCGTCTTCTGTGGAACGCTTCTTTCGCTCCACCGTCGGGGGTCCTCGCCGCTCACCAGCCGCTCGTGATCGACACGTAGACGCCGACGCC encodes the following:
- a CDS encoding sugar phosphate nucleotidyltransferase, which produces MTGPTTAVVLAGGYATRLWPITRRRPKMFLPLGETTVIDRIYAELEGLDRIDEVYVSTNERFAADFETHLENTPYDKPRLSVEETTHENEKFGVVGALEQLIDREGLDEDLLVIAGDNLFDFAIEDFLHYFDRRDGPAIAAYDVGSRERATSYGVIELDDERVVDFQEKPAAPESSLVSIGCYAFPAETLSLFTPYLEAGNDPDEPGWFVQWLQDREPTSAYTFETAWFDIGTRRSYLDAVSWSLDGESRVADSATVRESAVGDDVHVMPGATLVDADVERSVIFPDAELESTTVRDSLVDEGARISGFDLERALIGAYTRIPDDR